A single region of the Gossypium arboreum isolate Shixiya-1 chromosome 12, ASM2569848v2, whole genome shotgun sequence genome encodes:
- the LOC108479809 gene encoding switch 2 — protein sequence MSLLRSFKETLKPCCNSSSFSQPSLSQQPPLPSVINQRKPPKSSLSRQLQRLEHDYLPSTQESHFENPKLSLPQLKNNAHMHGEQDDDDHQEEAEEEEVKEFGRAELSRVQFEDTGPYEPLVLSSDGEFPIIQVPAYINCRLLAHQREGVKFLYMLYRSNHGGILGDDMGLGKTIQTIAFLAAVYGKDEEYGDSRLLKENQIGQKGPVLIICPTSVICNWKCEFSRWAPFNVSLYHGSSRELILEKLQANGVEVLVTSFDTFRIHGNLLSEIKWEIVVIDEAHRLKNEKSKLYSACLEIKTHRRIGLTGTIMQNKIMELFNLFDWAAPGSLGAREHFREFYDEPLKHGQRATAPERFVRVAGERKQHLVAVLHKYMLRRTKEETIGQLMLGKEDNVVFCAMSELQKRVYQRMLQLPDVQCLINKDLPCSCGSPLAQVECCKRIVPKGIIWPYLHRGSPEGCDSCPFCLVLPCLVRLQQISNHLELIKPNPRDEPDKQRKDAEFASAVFGPDIDMVGGNAPSKSFMDLSDTRYCGKMRALEKLMSSWALMGDKILLFSYSVRMLDILEKFLIRKGFCFSRLDGSTPTNMRQSLVDEFNSSPSKQVFLISTRAGGLGLNLVSANRVVIFDPNWNPAQDLQAQDRSFRFGQRRHVVVFRLLAAGSLEELVYSRQVYKQQLSNIAVSGKMEKRYFEGVQDCKEFQGELFGICNLFRDLSDKLFTSEILELHEKQGQQHTEHDSDKQELTSLGSLPTPTEGSETFSSVSKNLHPGDIEIAATDKPVLEDLGILYAHRNEDIVNSRAGIQQKIIVLTGDNNPRIDTNASWKRKTDWEENDVSTRDGKKIQYGRLAQFKGMGVVEFSKWVLSATPSDRESLLRNYKRRKKEA from the exons ATGTCACTACTCCGCTCTTTTAAAGAAACACTAAAACCCTGTTGCAATTCATCTTCATTTTCACAGCCTTCCTTATCCCAACAGCCACCTCTACCATCTGTAATAAACCAGAGGAAACCCCCCAAATCTTCGCTTTCGCGCCAGCTTCAACGCCTTGAACACGACTATCTCCCTTCTACACAGGAATCCCATTTCGAAAACCCTAAATTGTCCTTGCCCCAACTCAAAAACAATGCTCATATGCATGGAGAACAAGACGACGATGACCACCAAGAAGAGGCTGAGGAGGAAGAAGTAAAAGAATTTGGGAGAGCCGAATTGAGTCGGGTTCAGTTTGAGGATACGGGTCCTTACGAGCCGTTGGTATTGTCTTCCGATGGAGAATTTCCAATTATACAG GTGCCTGCATATATTAACTGTCGGTTGCTTGCCCATCAAAGAGAGGGAGTCAAGTTTTTATACATGTTATACAGGAGCAACCATGGGGGCATTCTTGGTGATGATAT GGGACTTGGCAAGACAATCCAGACAATCGCATTTCTCGCTGCTGTATATGGAAAAGACGAGGAATATGGTGACTCCAGATTACTGAAGGAAAACCAGATTGGACAGAAAGGACCTGTATTAATAATCTGTCCCACTTCTGtcatctgcaattggaagtgTGAATTCTCCAGATGGGCACCCTTTAATGTCTCTCTTTACCATGGGTCAAGCCGTGAACTCATTCTTGAGAAGCTACAAGCTAATGGAGTTGAAGTTCTGGTTACCAGTTTTGACACATTCAGAATTCATGGAAATCTTTTGTCAGAGATCAAGTGGGAGATTGTGGTCATTGATGAAGCCCACCGCCTGAAAAATGAAAAATCAAAACTCTATTCAGCATGTCTAGAAATTAAGACTCACAGACGGATTGGTCTTACAGGAACCATCATGCAGAACAAAATTATGGAACTCTTTAATCTCTTTGACTGGGCTGCTCCTGGATCCTTGGGAGCAAGGGAACATTTTCGGGAGTTTTATGATGAACCCCTCAAACATGGCCAGAGGGCAACTGCTCCTGAAAGATTTGTTCGGGTTGCTGGTGAGCGTAAACAGCACCTGGTAGCAGTCCTTCATAAATATATGTTAAGAAGGACGAAAGAGGAGACTATTGGACAACTTATGTTGGGAAAGGAAGATAATGTTGTCTTTTGCGCCATGAGTGAATTGCAAAAACGGGTATATCAGAGAATGTTGCAGCTGCCAGACGTTCAATGTCTTATTAACAAGGACCTGCCTTGTAGCTGTGGAAGCCCTCTTGCCCAAGTAGAATGTTGCAAGAGGATTGTGCCTAAAGGAATTATATGGCCTTACCTTCACAGGGGCAGCCCAGAGGGTTGTGATTCATGCCCTTTCTGCCTTGTCCTTCCTTGCCTTGTCAGGCTGCAACAG ATTAGCAATCACTTGGAGCTTATTAAGCCTAATCCTAGGGATGAACCAGATAAACAAAGAAAAGATGCAGAATTTGCCTCTGCTGTCTTTGGTCCAGATATTGATATGGTGGGAGGGAATGCCCCAAGTAAAAGCTTTATGGATTTAAGTGACACTAGATATTGTGGAAAGATGAGGGCCTTGGAAAAGTTAATGTCCTCATGGGCGTTGATGGGTGACAAAATCCTTCTTTTTAGCTACTCTGTCAG GATGCTTGATATATTGGAGAAGTTTCTTATACGGAAAGGCTTTTGCTTTTCAAGACTTGATGGATCTACTCCTACTAACATGCGCCAATCTCTTGTTGATGAGTTTAACTCAAGTCCAAGCAAACAA GTGTTCCTTATATCAACCCGAGCTGGTGGACTTGGATTGAATCTTGTAAGTGCTAATCGTGTTGTTATATTTGATCCAAATTGGAACCCTGCCCAAGATTTACAGGCCCAGGACAGATCATTTCGTTTTGGGCAGAGGCGACATGTTGTGGTTTTCCGCCTTCTTGCTGCTGGTTCCCTTGAAGAACTTGTATATTCACGTCAGGTGTATAAACAGCAGCTGTCAAACATTGCTGTATCTGGGAAAATGGAAAAAAGATACTTTGAAGGCGTTCAG GACTGCAAGGAATTTCAAGGCGAGCTTTTTGGAATCTGCAATCTGTTTCGCGATCTTTCAGATAAGCTTTTCACAAGTGAAATTCTTGAATTACATGAAAAGCAAGGGCAACAGCACACGGAACACGATAGTGATAAGCAGGAGCTAACCAGTCTAGGCTCCCTTCCAACTCCGACAGAAGGAAGTGAAACATTTTCTTCAGTGTCCAAGAATTTGCATCCTGGTGACATAGAGATTGCTGCTACTGATAAACCAGTTCTTGAGGACTTAG GTATCTTGTATGCCCATCGTAATGAAGATATTGTCAACAGTAGAGCTGGGATACAACAGAAAATAATAGTCCTTACTGGCGATAATAACCCGAGAATAGACACAAATGCTTCATGGAAGAGGAAAACAGATTGGGAGGAAAATGACGTCTCAACCAGAGATGGGAAAAAGATTCAGTATGGTCGGCTGGCGCAGTTCAAGGGCATGGGAGTGGTTGAGTTTAGTAAGTGGGTACTCTCTGCAACTCCTTCAGATAGGGAGAGTTTGCTTCGGAActacaaaagaagaaaaaaggagGCGTGA